The sequence below is a genomic window from Dermacentor albipictus isolate Rhodes 1998 colony chromosome 2, USDA_Dalb.pri_finalv2, whole genome shotgun sequence.
TAGAAAGTAGCAATGAAAGGAGAGTTACCGTGTGTTCCAGAGGAGTGGGCAATACGTAGAAACTAGACCTGTACAGCTTTTACAGCTGACTAGACATTTTCACCTATCTCGTATGACGGCAACAGTCTCCAAAGCACTTGGTAACAATGCAACAGAAACTGCACATGATTTTGAGGATCACAATAACAGTGGATAACATACATACATTATACAGTGGACACAAGTCAAAAGTCAAACTTGCAATGTCCTTTAGTTCAGCtgtatctttaaaaaaaaattattcatcaAATAAAAAAACACTATGTTGCCCATAACCTCAAATGCCTCAAGTGGATGCTACCTGCAAAACACGAATTGTGACAGCACCCTTCACATTTTTTAAAGGAAAGGTATTATACTGAAGCGTGGAGGTGGCACATCGGTTGAGAAATACCACCATGAAGTTGTGGTTGAGCTGGTTGCCAACAGTGCATGGTCCTTGTCTTTGCCATTGGCTATCTGCTGCCATCAATATCCACAGAATGACCAGAGAATCAGAAGCTGGAAGCCTTGGACCCTCTGCCGTGGTGACAGTTTCAGTCAGTATCTGAAACAGCAAACATGCCATGACAAAGACGATTGTCAGAAGCTACTTGTGAAATGGGATTGTTATAGGCGTCTACTGTGCAACATCTCATTATCATGGTTTCAGTCGGCTGCAAAGTGGGAACATACATTTCTACACGACTAAGAACAAGGGCAGCAACAGAGGGTAAAACAAGTAAGGAACTTTGGGGCCTTTCTTCCGAGCCAGTTTGTGCAGTGCACAGGAGTCTGGCAGATTATACTAAGAGTATAAAAGTCGGTCACAAGCTCAACACAGATTTCACCATATCGACTGCTTAGAACACTTGCACATTAGGAATACTGGCACAACATACATTTTTGTGCACAGTTCAGGATTTTACATGATGCCACAATGTAAATTCCATTACCTGCTGCCTGCTCAAGTAGTCTTGGCTTTGACTTCTGAAACTTGGTGGCAAGGCGCTCGGGAGCATGCCGGAGCCACGATTTGATAGAGGCCTCAACGTCAGCAGCAGTTGCATTTGGCGCTTTGCGAGCAGCATCTGAAATTTACAAGATTCTTTAAATCATCTCAACAATAACAGTTGTCTTGGTGAAAATAGAAATTTCAAGTCGTACAGTCTGCTGAACCTGCGAAAAAATTGAGAAATTACTGCCTACTCAAAGTCCTTCCACACATTATAAATTTGTTATATTGAATAGAGTTGGGCATTTCAGTTGCACTTGCTTTTTCAAATGATAATGAGGCAGAACACCAGCCAAAATGGTCTAATGATTGCTTTGCATTTTTTATTTAGACTGCTATTTCATCATCTCACACTGccttgcactgaagggctgcaGGGTGGTcttatacccctgacacacgggcactctaaagtcctttaggtaaggggacatctaccgaaaaggcgttcaagtgcagtgacacacgacaaaggagtatctcctttacggcaaagttccttttcgggaaaggagatcgcgcaactacttttcgagcggaaaaggagttactctcgcacacagcgtgcacaactcgtcaatagaaggaaacctgccacacaactacggtgcccataggtattttttttaccttgcgaaaatgttttaattgttagTGGTAATACAGtttgtcgaatagtgaagatttcctctagctatactctcaaacgctcgcataacgtcgctagtgccgccatgttgaattccggcagtgtcgGCGTCGTTAgctgcgcgcatgtggtgtgttcacgtcgcaagatggagactgcacaatcagcgcccgcaggaaatacccagaagaaaccacagttgttggaataacatattgaataaaactCGTTACGCCTGTGCGCACAAAGGAAGGGACGACAAAGATGTGAAAAAGGAGGACAGAAACGTGGACATCACCAGaataaacagcacgcacagcaaaacaccggctgcacatagttgctggaccaagttaaatggctgctaacaacgcaaaaACGCAAATAAAATAAACGACTACAAGCATTATTAGccataaacaatgaaaaaaatatatatttttaggttctacagtagctaagtgtaattaaatacgcagctttttaagaatgttttctctcttgtggctttaacagccagcgcCATTTCTCATGCGGCGTAAATTTGAGgaactacctaaagaagttcagtgcggtgccgtgtgtcatcggtgcaactcctttctgcaaagggtccttcagagtagcaaaaggggtttactggaaaggactttagttttgcccgtgtgtcaggggtattacaCTCTATTTATTCCCTTTGCTTTTTACCCAACAAACTATAATATTATAAGTTTTTAGCTTCTGAAGCTAAGCCTGGACCTTTAGAGTGTTACCAAATTGTTCATTTTTTTACCATGTAGGCTTTTTTAGTCAACATTAAAATTTAAGTACACAGTGAAATTGCAGCATCCTTGCAGTGTTGAAATATGCAACCCATAGCAATGGTGATAGCTGACACTGCAAGCTTACTAAATAGATAAACAGGCAGCATTTAAAAAGAACAGACATTCGTATTTGTATGTGGCAAAAATTAGAACAATGAGCATGTTTTCGTTTTTTCTGAGGAAGGCTAATTCTGCGTAAAACATAAAAGTAAGGTGTATTATAGAGCACACCTGCTATGGCTTTAGCAATCTTTAAGGCGGAGAAGCTCAGTTTTCCTTTCCGACCCATCCAGGAAAATTGTGCCGCAACCTCGTCTGTGATGCAATATGACAAGATTCTTTTTGTTGCCCAGTAGGCATCTTTCCCGCCAAGCTGTGTCAACTCATGAACCTGTGTACAAAAGAGAAGAAATTCTTTTCAACAAAGAAGCTTGTTGGATGATGTGAATGTTTTAGAATATGAAAAAGAGTATTAAGtcataaagcaagcaagcaatgaACGAAAACCCATGGCATTCTTGATATTGCAAAAGTCCAGTGTTTCAACATCTTGAATATTCTATGAGTGCGATGAACTGAAacaagaaaacaatgaaaaaaaagaaacatagcttACCAGGATCTTAAATTTTCCAGCATCGAGCTTGTCGTCAAACTCTTGTAGTTCTTCAAGACTGCTTAGTGGATGGCTTAAGAGATCTGCGCATTCGGTGACTGAAGAAGTAGGTAGCATATCACACAACTTGTTCAGGGTGTCTGCTTGTTGTTCTAGCATGAAGCGAAGCGTGTTCAGCAGTCGTAGTACATGCCGCTGGAAGTCTGAAAAATATAGTAAACAAACGCTATTAAAACTTAGTATGATTCAAGAAGATTTTAAGCAAACCATTTTACTGAAAACTGCATTCATATCTTTCAAAAGGTGCGTACTCTTCTCTACACAACAATGATGAGGTGTGTTTTGTGGCCGTTCTTGCTCTATCTGTTCACCTGAAAAGCACAATTTCAATTCATTAGTAGTTTGGGGTAAATGGTTAATGATTTATTTAACTTTGACCTTCCTTATCTGGCACATACCTGCATCAACAGAGTGGTTATCAGATATGCCTTGTGGCGAGTTTGTCTCTGACAACTGGGTCCCTGCAGTGTGAAAGAAGAAAGCAGTGAGCCACAAGAGCCGCTCCACTAGTTGGAAAATCTTATATGCAACAGATAGTGAGAAAGAGCCTAGCAGAGCAAAGAAAGTTACCAATAGCAAAGGTTTACCAGTTCAATTATAAAATTGAATTATGGAGGTTAGAATATTTTGCTTCATCTTACTTCTACAATGCTTGAGAATTCATCTACGCATGGCTCTTAAGAAGCTTTACAGCTATCTGTGGTTCTAACCTATAGGTTAGAATCAGAGAAAGTTAAATTtgttacacacacaaaaaaaataagcACATAAATCTTAATTTTGTAATGAGGGAGCTGTATATGTGTGAGAATACCTGGTGTGCCTTTGTCTCCCTGGCCAAATATGGGCAGACTTGTTGCTTCATTCAAGGTTATTCCTAGAAAGCAACACGTGTAGTCCATCATGTAATGATTCCTATTAGCATTAATCACAGCCATACACTGGCCGTGGAGCGCAGTATACTCCTATATAAAACACACTTACAAGAGCTCCAGTATTTACATATATACCGAACTTCAAAGTTACAATTCCGCAGTTCAGTGTTGCAGGAtgaatttcctttgtagcaatctgCTACAATTGCATGAATGTCACAATTCTATTCATGCTATACCCCATGATAAACATTTCTGGCAAGTGAATAAATGCCAGAGGGGCAACTAGCAAAGTTTCGGTGTATATGCAAGGTAAATACCTTGTTCACACTTCTTGAAAACATATGCTGACTAGACATTCAATGTGAAATTACGAGGAGGCATTCCAAGCTTTGCTTCTGTTTTACTATGAAGTTGCCAGTGCACTGCTGAAACACAGGGGAAGAGCGAAATGGACGAAGCGCTTCGTCCCATCTCATCCTTGTGTGTTTCAACCGTGcgctgccaccttcgttatcgaTTATTACCAACATGCCCACTCGCCCGTCATCTTAATTTTACTTTTTGGAAATGCGCTTTGTAAATTTAAAAATCCTATTGATAATGGCACATGAGCATTGTTAAGAACAGGCTAGCTATGAATGCAGCTACCagcctgcatttttcttgctcgTAGAGCAAGTTCCTCACTGCTACAGGGAAAAAGTACAGAACACGACACTAAAATGAGCTAATCTTGGAACACATACTAAACGGTATGCTCTCTGGCATTACTACAAACTGCTTCTTCCATGGGAGCTTGACCATTTTTCGCACATTGCTCACAGGCCACACTTTGAGGTCTGAAAGACCTgaaacaatataaatatcaaGTCTTGAAGATTCAAAGGGGTGTGTGTAGAAATCTTCTTTATGCAAAAATTCTTGGCCAACGATGCAAATCTCTTCTGTACCCCTCATGGAAGCAATGTTTCTTGCAATAATAATATGTCCACCCTACATGTAGCAGTTGTCCGGCTCTTCTGTGCTCAGCACAAAATTTTGATACTTCAGAGTTTTGAAGCATGGAAGACAGCATGTGGGAAGGAGTGGACCATTTTCACAAGGTTGTCTGGGAGTAGGATCATATCGCCTGCAAGGCACTTCAGAAGCAGCTGAATTTGCCTCTGCCATTCTATTTGCAAGTTGTTGTAATGGTTTCCCATGTTTGCGAAGGTGCCTCTTTAATTGCTTCATATTGTTTTCAAAGGGAAATGCACTGAAGCAGTCTAATGCGCCATGGCGTTTGACGTGATCAGACAAGTGTGACAGGCAATGGACATTGAACGACATGTGCTCTTTTCCATACAAATGGGCAAAACTGGC
It includes:
- the LOC139056407 gene encoding uncharacterized protein: MLEQQADTLNKLCDMLPTSSVTECADLLSHPLSSLEELQEFDDKLDAGKFKILVHELTQLGGKDAYWATKRILSYCITDEVAAQFSWMGRKGKLSFSALKIAKAIAGVLYNTPYFYVLRRISLPQKKRKHAHCSNFCHIQIRMSVLFKCCLFIYLVSLQCQLSPLLWVAYFNTARMLQFHCVLKF